A window of Hordeum vulgare subsp. vulgare chromosome 5H, MorexV3_pseudomolecules_assembly, whole genome shotgun sequence genomic DNA:
ATCGAGCAGtttaagtgttttggtgatgatgttACATTTGATACAACGTACAAAATTAACTTATATGATATGCCATTTGGTCTTTTTGTTGGTGTCAACAATCACTTCCAGAGCATTATTTTTGGTGGGGTGCTGATGAGCGACGAGAAAATCGACACCTTCAAATGGATATTCACGGAATTCTTCCAGATGATAGGGGCTCCACAGCCGCGGACAATGCTAACAGGTACCAATAAGATAAAAACATGTGCCTATTTCCGAATTAAAACGTTCAACTTCCCACGCAGCTGCGTTATTTTGAAAAAATTAACTGTAATGTTTTTTCTCTGATCCATGCTGCAAAAAAATGTTTCTTTTTCAGACCAAGCCCGGGCAATGGAGGTTGCAATAGAGGATGTCATGAAACATACAATCCATCGATGGTGCAAATGGCATGTGTTGAAAAAAGCAAAAGAGTGTCTCGGACCACTTCTAGGTAAGGGAATGAATTCAAGCAGGAGTTCAACAAGATGGTGCACCATGTTGTCCGTGAGAAAGAGTTTGAGGATGGTTGGGCGTGTATGGTTGAGAATCATGGTCTACAGAAAAATACGTTTCTCACCCAGATATAGGAGACACGAAAAAAGTGGGCTAAGCCATATTTTATGGATGTATTCTGTGCGAAGATGACCAGTATGCAACGGAGTGAGAGTGCAAACCATTTGCTTAAAGGATATGTTCCACCAGGTTCCCCGATGCATCTGTTTGTCAGACAATACGAGAAGATGCAATTTGATAGAGATTCAGAGGAGAGTTATCAGGAGAAGAGAACAAAGCTGGTAAGTGAATGAATGATGTGCTGCATAATTATGTTATACCTGCCAAATCACTAGTAACATCATTTATTTGTGTCATGCTAACCAATATGTTCCAAGTTTACGAAACAATTTGTAAATGATGTTTTGCTACCCATGCAGGGAGGGGTTGTCCTGGCGCAAAACCTGCCAATTGAGATACATGCATCCCAAATTTACACGAGGGCAATGTTTGAAAAATTCGGGGAGATGTTGTACGAGTGTGGCTCATATGTCCTCACTGAAGTTGTGGCTCGGTGTGAGTACATTGCCGTGCATGTGAAGAAAGCTTCGAGGGACAAATGGTCAAAAAATCAATTTCTTGTCCGTGTGAGCGAACCTGTTGACGAATTCAACTGCGAATGTGGGATGTTTCAGCATTTCGGCATGGTGTGCAGCCATGCCTTGAAGGTACTAAGTTATTCTTTGGCACTGCTATATGTACATGTAAAAAGGATTTGTCATGTGTGTTGGGGGATGTTTCTTTTGACATTTGATCCTTATTTTTACTAGGTCATGGTCCACCTAGGTCTGCAAGAGGTTCCTGCCAAGCATGTGCTGAAGCGTTGGACAAAAGATGCAAGGGATATACTACCTCAAGAGTTCCTACGTTACCAGAAAGACCAGGGGCCTCTCAAGTACTCTTCCAGGCGTCATAACAATCTGCATCTACTTTGCCTTGAAATTGTTAGACTGGGCGACAGCAATGTGGATTCTTATGATATTGCCATGGAACATCTGAGGAATGTCAAGACTTTGCTAGAGCCGGTTGCTGCTATACGCGATGGCATGGGCTTATCTGATAGAGAGGGTGCCGGTGATTCTACGTGTTCTGGTACAGTACAACAGCAACATTTTGGTGCGGCCCATCAGGTGCATAGCTCGACTCAATGCTCGGATAGCTTTGGAGCACCTTCAAAGAAGAGGCCAGCAGGGCGGCCGACGACGAGCCGGGATAAAGCGCCATATGAAAAACCAACCAAGAGGACTAGGTTTTGTTCAATATGCGGGGGGCAAGGGCACAAAAACACCACATGCCCCCAGCGTGGTGATCTCCCAAAGGCTCCGAGGAAGTCTCCTCGGTGCTCAAGGTGCGGCCTGATAGGACACAGGAGGAACACCTGCACCAACACACCCAGAGCAGATTTCTATGGTTGATATTCTGTTTTGGATTTTATGCTTGAGATGCGTCGCCATACAACTCGTATGAACTGTTTCGTGATTTTTAGTTAATCTATCTATTTGTGGTAGTATTACTGTCAGTCATGTAGCTTGGAACGTCTTGTTTTTAAATTGTGAAAACTCtttattttctgtgtttttgaataattttgactatcctaaCAACGAAAACAAACAAATGGCATGGTTTTGTTCTCATATTGCTGTAATGTCTTCCGTTATAGGGGAAAACGCAGGGATAAAAAAAAGCTAGCTCGGGCCTTGTGGCCCGTTTTCTCGGGAACGATGTCAAAAAATAAGAACGGGCCTTTTTGTGGTCAGATGAATGGACATAAAAAGTATTTGTCGGGACTAggttttttaaaaaagttcatgctTTTTTACAGGTTGTGTGTTTGTGTGTACTGGTCAGTCCGCGGAATAGTGAGGGCGCACCAGCGCCGATGTTATGGTCCCTGTGCAGATGAATGCGTTGAACACGCATAAAATGTCCATTCCGACCAAGCAGCACCTACTGCACGTGCGATGGATGAGCGCTCGCTGTAGCGTCTGCTGGAGCCGTAGTGCGTACTTGCTCTTATTTCTgcaattttttcctttttcagagcatttttctaaaataaaatAACGAAGGGTACAGAAAAAATACAGAGCGGAAAAGTGAGCTAAAAAAGTTATGCCAAATATGATTGCGTGTTGCCACAGGCATAGAAAAATTAGAAAAAAACGATTTTAGTTTTTATGACAGTACGCATCGATGTTGTGCCAACGTACTAGATTTTCCTCGGATTCATTTTTCTTATAAGGGATGACGTCCATGTCGTCGATTTGTGCGGGATAACACTACCATCCTTGTGTGTGGTCTACATGGCGATTTGTAGGCATGTGGTCTATATATAAGTTAGCCGGACAACATTTAAGAAACATCTGATTCTCCCCCTGATCTTTTGTGGCAAACGTAAGAAATTGATTCAACGGATAATCGTTATACACGTTTTGCTTGAACTCATAACAACTACTTCTAATGAAACTAGTAAAAGGAAAATGTTGTAATTCTCCACCATTGTTGAGGGAACCGTTAACTAGCAGCTGCTCGGTTGGCTAGCAACTACGGGATTACCTCGGATACCCCGACATTCCCTGCTTTTGCCATGTTTCTGACGTTGGAGTTATCTCCAATGTAGCACATGCCCCCTTCGAGGGCCATTTTTTTGCGACAGCATACATTGATATTTGTGTCAATGTACTAAATTTTTTGTCAGATTCTTTTACTGGTTTCATTTAAAAAGTAACTTTGCATGTTGTCGTATGGAAaagcatttaaaaaaaattatgaaaaaaattGTCATGATATATAAAAATTGTTATTTTTTTGTATCTCAATTAATGTTTTGCAAAAAAATCAATTTTAGTTTTTGTGACAGTACGCATCGATGTTGTGCCAACGTACTAGATTTTTCTCGGATTCATTTGTAGGTGTACTGCTATATATACGGGGTGACCCCCATGTCATCGATTTGTTCGGGATACCACTACCATCCTTGTGTGTTGTCTACATGGCGACTTGTAGGCATGTGGGTTCTCATTGCCTTTTGTTGTCTCTTTGTGCCAATGATGTTTTGTGCTCTTCGTTTCGCTTCTCAACAGGTGTCCATCATTTCGTTCCTATCGGAGCTTGTGTATCTCTTCTTGCATGACATTCACCTGATCCCATTTATTGAAGGACCTCTTCAATGGTCAAAGGATCATTCTGATGGTCGAATAGAATAATTCTCAGAAAAGTTATGTCAACAAACATTTTAGAAAACAACTGATTCTCCCCCCGATCTTTTGTGGCACTCGTAAGAAATTGATTCACCCGATAATCTTTGTACACGTTTTGCTCGAACTCATGACAACTACTTCTAATGAAACCAGTAAAAAGGAAATATTGTAATTCTCACCACTGTTGAGGGAATCGTTAACTAGTAGCTGCTCGGTTGGCCAGCAAACACGGGATTACCTGGGATACGTTGAAAGGGTCATTCTGATTGGCGAATAGAATAATTCTCGTAAAAGTTAGGTAAACAACATTTTAGAAACAACTAATTCTCCCCCGGTCTTTTTTGTGGCAAACGTAAGCAAATGATTCAGCGGATCATCTTTGTACACATTTTGCTCGAACTCATGACAACTACTTCTAATGAAACCAGTAAAAGGAAATGTTGTAATTCTCACCATTGTTGAGGGAATCGTTAACTAGTTGTTGCTCGGTTAGCTAGCAACTACGGGATTACCTGGGATACGCGGACATTCCCTGCTTTGCCATGTTTTTGACGTTTGGAGTTATCTCCAATGTTGCACATGCTCCTTTCGAGGACCGTATTTTTGCGACAGCATACATTGATATTGTGTCAACGTACTAAAATTTTTGTAAGATTCTTTAAAGCATTTTAAAGATATGTAACACTCACCTGGGTAGGACGTGGGTATCAACCATTTGCCTCGGTGCAACTGATGCATTGCACCTTAGATAGGTCAAACATGTCCACTAATGGTCGTGGGGGTTGTCATCACCTTCTTttcgcccacccccccccccccccccgccccacgCACACACTAGTACGATGAAATGTTGTGCTCTTTGTTTTGCTTCTTAACAAGTGTCCACGCTTCATTTTCTGTCAAAGTTGTGTGGCTTTCCTTGCATGGCATTAACACGTCTACAAAAAAAATATTCCATGTGGCTGCATGAAAAAAGcattttaaaattttcaattctGTGTACCAATGCGATATAATGTGGGCCACCTAAAATTTGAAAGTTACGATTTCGTGTATCGAGGCAGCATCAGGTTGTATAGAAAAAAATGGTAAGCTTGTTTGTGGTTCATCACGTGATGATAAATCGGGCAGCGACGAAATTTTGAAAAATATACCTGAAAATACATTAGTAGTTTTTTCCAATGACAATTTCCGACATCTCAGTCTAACACTCTACTTGTGTTATTTTAGTATTTTTAAAAAGCTGAAATTTTTGTCATTTTTCATATATCGGGCattgttttttcaaaaaaattggctTTAAAATGTTTTTAAACAACACACGTTGATGTTGTGCAAAAAATACATTGATATTTTCCGTTTTCTTAAAACACTTTTAAAAAATGGTGAGTGATCCGCGTAGCACCCCTTTTATTTTTATGCATCGCGTGGTTATATCGGCGCCCCCTTGTACATAATGTGCGATTTGCGTATATTGATGTTGTGCAAAAAAATACGTTGATATTTGCCGTTTTCTTAAAACACTTATAAAAAATGGTGAGTGATCCGCGTAGCACCCCACTGGTTTTATTTTATGCATCGCGTGGTTATATCGGCGGCCCCCGTACCTAACGTGCGATTTACGTATATGCGCCAGCAGCGAGTTGCCGGCGTATTGTGATCTGTTCAAAATTCTCGTGGACTTCCTTTTTCTAtttcctttctatttcttctcttTATAATATGTTCTATTCTGTATAAAAACGATATTTCGTTGAAAAACACTCCATCAAACGACTTGATTTTTTTATCTAACCCGATAACTTTTTTCGTGCCTTTGATAGGTTTAATGTTGAAACATGCGTGTATTTTA
This region includes:
- the LOC123398413 gene encoding protein FAR1-RELATED SEQUENCE 6-like; this translates as MHLFVRQYEKMQFDRDSEESYQEKRTKLGGVVLAQNLPIEIHASQIYTRAMFEKFGEMLYECGSYVLTEVVARCEYIAVHVKKASRDKWSKNQFLVRVSEPVDEFNCECGMFQHFGMVCSHALKVMVHLGLQEVPAKHVLKRWTKDARDILPQEFLRYQKDQGPLKYSSRRHNNLHLLCLEIVRLGDSNVDSYDIAMEHLRNVKTLLEPVAAIRDGMGLSDREGAGDSTCSGTVQQQHFGAAHQVHSSTQCSDSFGAPSKKRPAGRPTTSRDKAPYEKPTKRTRFCSICGGQGHKNTTCPQRGDLPKAPRKSPRCSRCGLIGHRRNTCTNTPRADFYG